The nucleotide window CCATGGCAGGCCCTTTACGGCACCAGGTCAAAAATTCTTCCATCACCGTCTCTTCCGCTTCTGCCAGAATCCATACTGCCTTGTCCTGCGTATTTTTGATCTGTCCCTGCACACCCAGCAGGTCCGCCATATGCTTTGCATTAGCCCGGTAACCAACTCCCTGTACGCGGCCTCTCACAATGATTT belongs to Chitinophaga sp. HK235 and includes:
- a CDS encoding acylphosphatase, giving the protein MTTKSIVHKEIIVRGRVQGVGYRANAKHMADLLGVQGQIKNTQDKAVWILAEAEETVMEEFLTWCRKGPAMAKVTEMEIIVGPVLQVVGFTILHSAD